One genomic window of Monodelphis domestica isolate mMonDom1 chromosome 1, mMonDom1.pri, whole genome shotgun sequence includes the following:
- the LCN15 gene encoding lipocalin-15, which yields MKTILLSSLLGLLCVSLVQADVLVQPDFDVKQFSGLWYVVSMVSDCKVFLGMKEHLFMSTILINAIEGGNLSVHMAIPRTEGCQTMDAEYLKIGSEGHFKVPASGFLDVRVVETDYKAYGILYIYKELEGVFSTMVRLFSRTQDVSPKALRAFQDFYPIVGLEDDMMYLLPKSGSFGRCFHHHFLPGN from the exons ATGAAGACCATCCTGCTAAGTTCCCTCTTGGGATTGCTCTGTGTATCCTTGGTACAAGCAGATGTCCTGGTACAGCCAGATTTTGATGTCAAGCAG TTTTCAGGCTTGTGGTATGTTGTTTCCATGGTGTCAGATTGCAAGGTTTTCCTTGGCATGAAGGAACATTTATTTATGTCAACAATATTAATAAATGCCATAGAAGGTGGCAACCTCAGTGTCCACATGGCCATCCCTAG GACTGAAGGCTGTCAGACAATGGATGCAGAGTATTTGAAGATAGGATCAGAAGGTCACTTCAAGGTACCTG CCAGTGGCTTCCTGGATGTGCGTGTGGTAGAGACTGATTACAAAGCCTATGGAATCCTGTACATCTACAAGGAGCTAGAAGGAGTATTCAGTACCATGGTGCGGCTATTCA GTCGGACCCAGGATGTGAGTCCCAAGGCTCTGAGGGCATTCCAGGATTTCTACCCTATTGTGGGacttgaggatgacatgatgtaTCTGCTCCCCAAATCAGGTAGCTTTGGACGATGTTTCCATCACCATTTCCTTCCTGGAAACtga